One window from the genome of Candidatus Zixiibacteriota bacterium encodes:
- a CDS encoding NADP-dependent malic enzyme codes for MITRQEALDYHSRPRTGKIEVTPTKPCRTQLDLSLAYTPGVAQPCLEIHENPEDVYKYTAKGNLVAVVSNGTAVLGLGNIGAAAGKPVMEGKGVLFKRFADVDVFDIELNTEDPDEVIKCVQLLEPTFGGINLEDIKGPECFYIEETLKRTMKIPVFHDDQHGTAIISAAALLNALELVKKDIDKIKVVYSGAGAAGIACAKLYCSLGVKHENLLMVDSKGVLYEGRGDKWNKYKGEFVRKTDARTLADAMVDADVFVGVSTKDLVTKEMVKSMAKDPIIFAMANPDPEITYPEAMDARKDVIMATGRSDYPNQVNNVLGFPFIFRGALDVAATAINEEMKIAATHALATLARQNVPESVAKAYGVDHFSFGREYLIPKPFDSRILIWESSAVAKAAMETGVARNPMDIEEYKKLLSERIGQGRKVMTFISEKARRSPKKIVFPEGHSSRILRAARIVKDEGIALPIVLGDPADIKKIAAEHEVDLLGIEIIDPATSPRRPAYAQAYWKRRARRGITEDKALWLMRERTYFGMMMLATGDADAVLSGVLSDYPSTIRPALEIIDLAPGATRVSGLFAMLQKDRVYMFADTTVNINPSPEELAEIALLSADVARRFGIEPRIAMLSFSNFGSARYPESEKVARATTLLKKMAPDLVVEGELQADAAVMPEMLRKLFPFSKLQEPANVFIFPELNSANIAYKLLQRVGGLDAIGPILMGLSKPVHILHRTLDVNEIVDMAAIAVVDAQAPTGGSARAK; via the coding sequence ATGATTACTCGGCAAGAAGCCCTCGACTACCACAGCCGGCCGCGCACCGGCAAGATCGAGGTCACCCCGACCAAGCCGTGTCGCACCCAGCTCGACCTCTCCCTGGCCTATACCCCGGGGGTGGCGCAGCCCTGTTTGGAAATCCACGAGAATCCGGAGGACGTCTACAAATACACGGCCAAGGGGAATCTCGTGGCGGTGGTCAGCAACGGCACGGCGGTGCTCGGCCTTGGCAACATCGGCGCCGCCGCCGGCAAGCCGGTGATGGAGGGCAAAGGGGTCCTCTTCAAACGGTTTGCCGACGTCGACGTATTCGACATCGAGCTGAATACTGAAGACCCGGACGAAGTAATCAAGTGCGTCCAGCTACTCGAGCCGACTTTCGGGGGGATCAACCTCGAAGACATCAAGGGGCCGGAGTGTTTCTATATTGAGGAGACGCTCAAGCGGACGATGAAGATCCCGGTGTTCCACGACGATCAGCACGGGACCGCCATCATCTCGGCGGCCGCCCTGCTTAACGCGCTGGAACTGGTCAAGAAAGACATCGACAAGATCAAGGTCGTCTATTCGGGCGCCGGCGCGGCCGGGATTGCCTGCGCCAAGCTCTACTGCTCGCTCGGCGTCAAGCATGAGAACCTGCTCATGGTCGACTCCAAGGGCGTCCTCTATGAGGGGCGCGGCGACAAGTGGAACAAGTACAAAGGGGAGTTCGTGCGCAAGACCGATGCGCGGACCCTGGCCGACGCGATGGTGGACGCCGACGTGTTTGTCGGCGTGTCGACGAAAGACCTGGTGACGAAAGAGATGGTGAAGTCGATGGCGAAGGACCCGATCATCTTCGCCATGGCCAACCCGGACCCGGAAATCACCTACCCCGAAGCGATGGATGCGCGCAAGGACGTGATCATGGCGACGGGGCGCTCGGACTATCCGAACCAGGTCAACAACGTGCTGGGTTTCCCCTTCATTTTCCGCGGGGCGCTCGATGTGGCGGCGACGGCGATCAACGAGGAGATGAAGATTGCGGCCACCCACGCCCTGGCGACGCTGGCCCGGCAGAACGTGCCGGAGTCGGTGGCCAAAGCCTACGGCGTCGACCACTTCTCGTTCGGGCGCGAGTACCTCATCCCCAAGCCGTTTGATTCGCGCATCCTGATCTGGGAATCGTCGGCGGTGGCCAAGGCCGCCATGGAGACGGGCGTGGCCCGCAACCCGATGGATATCGAGGAGTACAAGAAGCTGCTTTCGGAGCGGATCGGGCAGGGGCGGAAGGTCATGACGTTCATCAGCGAGAAGGCGCGCCGCAGCCCGAAGAAGATCGTGTTCCCGGAGGGCCACTCGTCACGCATCCTTCGAGCGGCGCGGATCGTAAAAGACGAAGGCATCGCCCTCCCCATCGTGCTGGGAGATCCGGCGGACATCAAGAAGATCGCGGCCGAGCACGAGGTCGACCTGCTGGGGATCGAGATCATCGATCCGGCCACCTCGCCGCGCCGTCCGGCCTACGCCCAGGCCTACTGGAAACGCCGCGCGCGCCGCGGGATCACCGAGGACAAGGCCCTCTGGCTGATGCGCGAGCGGACGTATTTCGGGATGATGATGCTGGCGACGGGCGACGCCGACGCGGTGCTCTCCGGCGTGCTGTCGGATTACCCATCGACCATTCGCCCGGCCCTGGAAATTATCGACCTCGCTCCCGGCGCCACCCGGGTCTCGGGGCTGTTTGCGATGCTCCAGAAGGACCGGGTGTACATGTTCGCCGACACCACGGTGAACATCAACCCCTCGCCGGAGGAGCTGGCCGAGATCGCGCTGCTGTCGGCCGACGTGGCGCGCCGGTTCGGGATCGAACCGCGGATCGCCATGCTCTCGTTCTCGAATTTCGGCTCCGCCCGGTATCCCGAGTCGGAGAAAGTGGCCAGGGCCACGACTCTCTTGAAAAAGATGGCGCCGGATTTGGTCGTCGAGGGCGAGCTGCAGGCGGACGCGGCGGTCATGCCGGAGATGCTGCGCAAACTGTTCCCCTTCTCCAAGCTCCAGGAACCGGCCAACGTCTTCATCTTCCCCGAACTCAACTCGGCGAATATCGCCTACAAGCTGCTCCAGCGGGTCGGCGGGCTCGACGCGATCGGGCCGATCCTCATGGGGCTGTCGAAACCGGTCCACATTCTGCACCGGACGCTCGATGTCAACGAGATCGTCGACATGGCGGCGATCGCGGTGGTGGACGCGCAGGCGCCGACGGGCGGGAGCGCCCGGGCGAAATAG
- a CDS encoding helix-turn-helix transcriptional regulator: MDNLRRIMADRRLTINELARRSGVHHVMIRGYLQESDRGKLPSIETLVALARALHCDLEALTGHEELRGVVEVPKSSPDAEALYDYFTSLPEGDTMREILQRKIYQMLEDNMKKENGT; this comes from the coding sequence ATGGATAATCTGCGGCGGATCATGGCCGACAGGCGATTGACGATTAACGAACTCGCTCGCAGGTCCGGCGTGCATCACGTCATGATCCGGGGATATCTGCAGGAATCCGACCGGGGGAAGTTGCCGTCGATAGAGACCCTTGTGGCGCTCGCCAGGGCGCTCCATTGCGACCTTGAGGCGCTGACCGGCCACGAGGAACTTCGGGGCGTGGTGGAGGTGCCCAAGTCATCCCCGGACGCCGAAGCGCTGTATGATTATTTTACGTCGTTACCGGAGGGCGACACGATGCGGGAGATTCTGCAGCGGAAGATATATCAAATGCTCGAAGACAACATGAAGAAGGAGAACGGGACATGA